A stretch of Armatimonadia bacterium DNA encodes these proteins:
- a CDS encoding Ig-like domain-containing protein yields MRKAIMVVLMFMIAAVLLVLSGCGGGSSAVPGKGDLKITVTFPPQPEGVSPEAIPVATNSFRIRISDPVTGDPLAADVVISRAGGVTQTVVIPGIRAGNTRLQAWAYTSLDGTGEAIAQAQTTVVVVQGEEVTAHLVLAALPFRVEVTPSPLSLEKSKTGKLTATVYDVDGNIILGTFTFNWSSDNEGVAKVDDSGAVLAVDKGSCKVSAQESVSGKTGSADVNVWVATAATATIEPARVILPMGRTADLTATAYDNLGAVIPYAMVQTWSVDDPSIAGITGTGNQVKVTLGPTAGTTTVRADFGGGLVATCKVTCDKSGTIRVILE; encoded by the coding sequence ATGCGCAAAGCGATCATGGTTGTGTTGATGTTTATGATAGCCGCAGTCCTTCTGGTCTTGTCCGGCTGTGGCGGGGGCAGTTCGGCCGTTCCCGGCAAGGGTGACCTCAAGATCACAGTCACCTTCCCGCCGCAACCCGAAGGGGTCTCACCGGAAGCGATCCCGGTGGCGACCAACAGCTTCCGGATCCGCATTAGCGACCCCGTTACGGGTGACCCGCTGGCTGCCGATGTGGTCATCTCACGTGCCGGCGGCGTGACGCAGACGGTGGTCATCCCCGGGATTCGCGCCGGGAACACCAGGCTGCAGGCCTGGGCGTACACGTCACTCGATGGAACCGGAGAGGCCATTGCCCAGGCTCAGACGACCGTGGTGGTGGTGCAGGGCGAGGAGGTAACGGCGCACCTCGTGCTTGCAGCGCTGCCCTTCCGGGTCGAGGTGACGCCATCACCGCTGAGCCTGGAGAAGTCCAAGACGGGCAAGCTCACGGCGACCGTCTATGACGTGGATGGCAACATCATCCTGGGCACCTTCACCTTCAACTGGAGCAGCGACAACGAGGGCGTGGCCAAGGTGGACGACTCGGGCGCGGTGCTTGCCGTCGACAAGGGGAGCTGCAAGGTCAGTGCCCAGGAGTCCGTCAGCGGCAAGACGGGTTCCGCCGACGTCAACGTGTGGGTGGCTACGGCAGCGACGGCTACCATCGAACCGGCCAGGGTGATACTGCCGATGGGCAGGACCGCCGACCTGACCGCAACCGCCTATGACAACCTGGGGGCAGTCATCCCCTATGCGATGGTCCAGACCTGGTCGGTAGACGACCCCAGCATCGCCGGCATCACGGGTACCGGAAACCAGGTGAAGGTCACGCTCGGGCCGACCGCCGGAACCACCACCGTCAGGGCCGACTTCGGAGGCGGCCTCGTTGCCACCTGCAAGGTCACCTGTGACAAGTCGGGAACGATCAGAGTCATCCTGGAGTAG